GAATTCTTTTCATCTTGAAAGTGATCGTGTTTGTTGTAATTAGTTTCTGttttattatagttatttatGTTTGTAGTATCATATTCCTGAAGAGTAATTGTGTTTGTTGAACAGGTTTTTACATCTTTTTCATTGATAGTATCATCACTGAAATTATTATTGACGTTCAACCAATCTAATTCTAACTTTTCTTTGTCTAATGACTTGTTAATCAGTACTGTTACAGATGGTGGTTCCGGAAAGTTAGAATCATTGGACTGATTTATGCTGGATGTTAATGAATCCCGTATTAAATTTGTTCCACATGAAGTTTCTTTACTCTCACTGGCTGATAATTCATATATCGGATCTTCGTTTTCAACTATACCGTGCATTTctaatgttttatttatgtttctgTGGAGCAACGTTTGTTCGATTAACGAACACGCACCAGGATTTCTTTTTAAAGTTAAATTCGAATTGCATGATAAAATTTCTTGATCTTCGTATTTTTCATTATCCAATGTACTTAGTTTCAAGTTCGATATATCAGTTCCTGTGTCTTTAGTAATTCTAACATCGGTACATTGTTTCAGAGATTCAGAGTTCAGAAAATTGGAAGTTGTCTCATTGTTCGAATTTTCAACTTTCTCCGATGAAGGAGTTTCGTCTAAGTTTTGCGAAAACAATTCTACGCTATTCGTGTCCCTATTTATAAACTCATTTACATTATTCATGCGCGTGAAATGCTCTTTGAAATTCTCTTTCTCATGATCATGGTCGTAACATGTCCTTTCTTCGTTCATATTCGCTTCTGTTGTATTTAAACaacttacaaattttataagCTTTTCATCAGACTCGTTCAATATGTCGTTTAAATATCTTATCCGTAAATTGCTTGGAACTATTTCGTTTCCTTGAAAGTGGTTATGCTTTGGTAAAGACAGCTTATTTTTAATCTCATTTCCTTCCTGGATTATATTACTAAAACTAAAATATTCAGAGGGTGAACTAAGGTTTTGCTTCGAgtccaaatattttttacacgtGTCCAagtctttaatttcatttcgttgATTAAGGTCttgtttcaaattgaaaaaCATATAAGTTTTACTGTTTTTCTCGGTAGAACTGCTAACAGATTGTTCTTCTGATATAATGTCCAAGAACTTTGATTGTAGATTATTGTTAACGTAAGAGTACCTACCGTAATCTGATACAGAATCGTTACTtatctcttccttcttttcatCTATGTAGCATATCTTTTCCAGTTCGACACGCGTTAATAACGCTCTTTTGAATTGAAGGGCTTCTTGAAGTAATAACGCTGTCGGCTTGTCATCTAATTCACTATCCTTTGATACTTCTGTATGGCTCGAAGCTGGTGATATTATTACATCCTCGTCAGTTTCCATTGCAACTGGATATTGATCAGAGCCACTGAATGGCTTCTCTTGATTGCCCTTCGCGTATACATCATCCGGTATTGGTATGAAATTTTTTGATATTACCGTTTTCTTCTTAACTTTCTTCTCTTCAGAGGAATCCGAtgaaatagtataatatattctttcaggtattctttcatattttacgcTAGAAGAATATACAGTCCGATTATTTGGAATTTTCTGTAATTCGTGGTTATTCGTAGAAGATATTTTTGCCTCGTCGTTCCTTCTGAGCAGACAATAAGGATCATTTATGTTATTTACATGATACGCGTTGAACATATTTGAACAATTTCGAATAGACGCTACCGAACTTCTAGTTGTTTCATCGCTTTCGTATTGCTCAGAGCTGTTGGAAGTTGTCCGTTGGATTTCCTTACTGTTATTCCTCatatttctttcgatatttatttCGGTATTTTCGGTGTTCTTCAAATTGTCCGTGTCTGTCGTAACTGAGACAAGCGTACTCACGATGTTTTTGCAAACGCTGTTCATTTTATTGCTATTATCTCGTTGTTTCTCCGAGGCTTTCATCTCAATATTTTGCAACTCGTACATACGCAGAACATTATGCAAGCTCTCTAATTTCTTTTTCACTTGGTACAGGGCTTCTTGAGACGTCTTCAGCTTTTTCCTCGGTTCGCACGAAACTAACATCTTCGAGGTCAGTTGCTGGGGAAACATATCAGCGCAGAACGATATGTTCATTTTTGGGGGCAATAAACGTTTGTCAATCAGTTGTAGAACTGGATAAATCGCGTTCGATAGTTCCAAACGTTGCTCGTTACTTTGCTGCTTTCTATCAATTTTTTCaagcttcttctcttctttattttcctcctttccgtattcatttttattattcttttcaaGCTTTTCACTCACGTTAATCGCATCTTTTCTTCGAACACTTCTTCGTTGCTGTAATACGATTAAACACAATCATTGACGATCTCGTACAATTTTGTCTCCGAATTTAATAACTCGTTCATTTTTACCTGTGTATCTGACCAAAAATTTTTTATCGACGATTCATTGCTGATCTCAGACGAGCTACAGACTAATCCAAGATTCTTATTGCTGTCGTGTAATTCTTTCAAATACTTTTTGCAATCGTCTATAGTTTTCGTGAATTTCTTACACGCCGGGCTCATCTTGACAGCTTCAGCGTTCCTCGAGCTTCTCCTCAATTTTTTCCCACATTTAGCGTACCTCTTCTTCGGGAACAACGGCACCGATATCGCGTTCCGATGTTGCACTTGGAAATTTTCGTTTCTCAATGTCTCGCGATGCTTTCGATCGATCGCATTTTTGAACATAGAATTTAGCCtgagaatagaatttattaaGTTGTCATTCGATAATATATTTGCAACAATAACCGTACTTTACGGACATATCGCTGCTACTTTTCGATGATTTACTGCTGTATTCGACAGGCAAGTTTTCTTTCCGCAGATGAGGGTACATCCTCTTTTTCTTTGCATCGAACAATTCGGTCAGACGATGTTCCGAAGGGTAATACTTTGAACACGAAAAGTACGATTCGTTGCGTCTAGGGCTAAAAAGATAGACCAAGATAACCattatttctcttattttctctctctccctctccctctttttAAAAACATCTTTTTAGCACCTTAACAATACATGTTTTATCCAATTATTACGATCATTCGGATTGGACAGAGTTAGTCTAAGGTTTCTTAGATTCTTCTTAAAGTTCGATTTCTGAACCTGATGGGGTAAAGGCCAGGTACCATACTGCAGTTTATACGTTAGTATATTGACTTTCAGTTCAAGGTCCTCCACTTTGTATCCAACTTTATTAAGCACATCTTTATCAATGGACGCATCGTTACCACGTTTTCCTttgatatatattatacgtagCAATACCACGCACATAGATATTACGGCCAGTACCTTTGGATATTATTGACACGATTAATAGAATATCTTTATTTGATAAATACTATCcttttcatttatctttttctatctttttttattttttttttttgaacatAGCGTTCAGATACAAAAAGTCTTATCAGTTTCAAGAACTTACCTGACCGCTATGTTCATGTATTCATAGACCTTTAATTCGATATTCATTGCACAagtcaaaaataataattctctGTACCCGCCAGACTATGCTTTCGTTCCTCAGGCAGTCGAGAACGTCGGTTACGATCTCGTTCCACACGTAATTTGCGATTGCTTTTGGACATTCCTTCCAGTCAACTTCGCAGATCATTCGCACAGGTTCGAGATTTCCGCCTGCGTACAGCGATCAAGCGTTTAACAACGATTTGCATTTCCAAGTTTTATCAACGAATTTTATTCGTCCAACACGGACAGCAAAGTTTTGTTAATGAAACAGCTTCGTTCAATTCGAATATTACACGTTAATTGGAATAaaggaggagaaagaaaatacaaagaCTGAAATCTTACCGAATTGCCAATGCATTTTGATAACGGGAGTAAGTTTGTGCTAAGTGTTAGGTGAAAATTCAACTATAGGCTTcaaaaatttcatcaaattccatcTACGATTATTTCTGCCTACACTACGTGAAATGTGGAAAATCGAAAGAAACTGCGATCGGCAGTTATTGCCTCTCGACGTGTGTAATATCGATAGTGTACACATATAAAGTGTGTGCATAATTATAGATCACAAGACAATTAGGCAAACAACAGGACCTTATAATATTCTAATCGAAGATCACAAGAGAAAAACCTgacaattatatatttgttattttctgattttattaCTGTCGCTTTAAACCGATTAGAAAGTATTATCTTAGTATACGCGATATTTCaatatcttcgatattttgATATTGCATTCGATATTATAACGAGTGATATTCTGGAAATTACGAAGAGGATGGAACAATACGCGTTTGGTTCGAGAGCCAATTAATTTGGCTCCATtccattaatttctttttatggtattccattaatttcttttcttctttgattGCAGGTACTAGGAAAAGTTCCCACGATCTCTATTGACAAAACAGACGGTTGTCAGATGTATCTGAGCTCGGATTCATTAGATGTGGAATTTATTAGCAGCAAGTCTAGCGAGATGAACGTTATGGTACCCCGAGGAAATGGAGATTATGTAAGTTCGATGTGTACTGGTAATTTGTACACATTGAGGTTTCAGGATTTTCCaatcaaattttgttaatttattctACGAGTATAAATAGTTCCCTTTGTACTTGAAACTTTTCTCATGATCTAATGAAAGTGTTCATAAAACATAGTGAAAGAGTTTgaccaaaaaagaaagaaaaatgccttttaatctttcttattttgcatttttacagGCGGAATATCCCATACCGGAGCAATTCAAAACGACCATC
The Bombus terrestris chromosome 10, iyBomTerr1.2, whole genome shotgun sequence genome window above contains:
- the LOC125385836 gene encoding putative leucine-rich repeat-containing protein DDB_G0290503, encoding MNISFCADMFPQQLTSKMLVSCEPRKKLKTSQEALYQVKKKLESLHNVLRMYELQNIEMKASEKQRDNSNKMNSVCKNIVSTLVSVTTDTDNLKNTENTEINIERNMRNNSKEIQRTTSNSSEQYESDETTRSSVASIRNCSNMFNAYHVNNINDPYCLLRRNDEAKISSTNNHELQKIPNNRTVYSSSVKYERIPERIYYTISSDSSEEKKVKKKTVISKNFIPIPDDVYAKGNQEKPFSGSDQYPVAMETDEDVIISPASSHTEVSKDSELDDKPTALLLQEALQFKRALLTRVELEKICYIDEKKEEISNDSVSDYGRYSYVNNNLQSKFLDIISEEQSVSSSTEKNSKTYMFFNLKQDLNQRNEIKDLDTCKKYLDSKQNLSSPSEYFSFSNIIQEGNEIKNKLSLPKHNHFQGNEIVPSNLRIRYLNDILNESDEKLIKFVSCLNTTEANMNEERTCYDHDHEKENFKEHFTRMNNVNEFINRDTNSVELFSQNLDETPSSEKVENSNNETTSNFLNSESLKQCTDVRITKDTGTDISNLKLSTLDNEKYEDQEILSCNSNLTLKRNPGACSLIEQTLLHRNINKTLEMHGIVENEDPIYELSASESKETSCGTNLIRDSLTSSINQSNDSNFPEPPSVTVLINKSLDKEKLELDWLNVNNNFSDDTINEKDVKTCSTNTITLQEYDTTNINNYNKTETNYNKHDHFQDEKNSVTQDLFTNLNKKELIKETDFLKSYSNLISPHSSMYFTDEASSSTTKLNNTHSKNLKGYLHSNLYTQNNNENTLHSKHENLKDIASDTKETNIMATDKSFVKLSNDEFDMKQNLSTFQNKMSNKNNSLSSKPCTENIDTIKEAKALKEVKEIRNDRSSVGYTVDNYNLLFAENVPIDETLSNLAENVSIDETLSNLPANDMKTLHLEQIISSNLSPRQVSPRETKNDNTMKRTNATMKSWSHENYTSKSEKLKRLITSRNIKGLKSDLLNTVQIKAEHSTNTTYPKLSDLSAEPRCNTGDSVKLNRKRSRSQVSFRTNESPKEITPRSHEYPSNANFINYTQSLETKLKSKGPSKFLSPTPRTSSKSCIPILKSRLEAARKTENESRPKSPMRGPLTMTMFWRDNSFNKDQNEIDEIQVEGKSRNTDSRIEEVNSCIGKVNDADNHKQDLIKTSQIAQNINENAGNDIIAQEQMVIYVNIFTKYDHASTKIVDPNKFLEYIKNREISAQKMEENQANKKHDELREISTENEKDRIHKIVTVVSTVVNGNELDQTTSTNLSVPKTQKDSVSNILLNSKFKNLCLLSVEQKEVDVTAKPSVIDTSTSISDLENISKTTKRALNKFQICGTPKELSNEEYIALLEILHQESNFIHLEELQNICKKLTSKH